One Methylobacterium sp. AMS5 genomic region harbors:
- a CDS encoding TonB-dependent receptor, with amino-acid sequence MLLAAGAVLTGLPGTVLSAQAQEAATLEEISVTSVSPIQGRPAAPAAPSPAAPFARAAEVLPVATNTFSPVTVVPQERIARDQPRTLGDALFDRPGISASTYAPGAASRPIIRGLDNARVRIQENGIVNGGVSDLGEDHAVPVNPLNASRIEVIRGPATLRYGSGAIGGVVSAENNQVPTFIPARGVTGQVTTGYTTVDNGRTGAASVDAGADGIAVHADGFKTATDSYAIPGGIQRNSATESQGGSVGISAIGDRGFVGVAFSHYDALYQIPGGEAEEARTRLTPNQDRLLARGEYRPLNGPFEVLRFWAGGSVYRHEEIGLGEDGADGVQAIFKNREVEARFEAQHVPIITPFGTLTGAVGVQAGRRVLNSQLESFLPPTESRMLAGYLFEELAVGGGLRFQAAGRIEGDRLNSIATRFPGDYLPDGTDPASFALTRRFAPKSASIGALQDLPYGFVASLNGSYVERAPTGYELFSQGPHDATATFEIGDPTLRLERARTVEISLRRAEGPLRLDATGYVTRYTGFIFKRDTGNRCDDDFGSCGSGDELRQVVYSQANASFYGAEIGAQLDLFPVGDGWAGIEAQYDFVRAQFDDGSFVPRIPPHRLGGGAFVRANGWFARINLLHAFDHTEIAPFETTTPGWNDLRAELAYTQALDPAVYGATEVTLGLQGRNLLDDDIRNSASFKKDEILLPGRNLRLFLTARF; translated from the coding sequence ATGCTGCTGGCGGCGGGGGCGGTGCTGACGGGCCTGCCCGGAACCGTGCTGTCGGCGCAGGCGCAGGAGGCGGCCACGCTGGAGGAGATCAGCGTGACTTCGGTGAGCCCGATCCAGGGCCGGCCCGCCGCCCCGGCGGCGCCCTCCCCCGCCGCGCCGTTCGCGCGGGCGGCCGAGGTGCTGCCGGTGGCGACGAACACCTTCTCGCCGGTCACGGTGGTGCCGCAGGAGCGGATCGCCCGCGACCAGCCGCGCACGCTCGGCGATGCGCTGTTCGACCGGCCCGGCATCTCCGCCTCGACCTACGCGCCGGGGGCGGCCTCGCGGCCGATCATCCGCGGCCTCGACAACGCCCGGGTGCGCATCCAGGAGAACGGCATCGTCAACGGCGGCGTGTCGGATCTCGGCGAGGACCACGCGGTCCCGGTCAACCCGCTCAACGCCAGCCGGATCGAGGTGATCCGCGGCCCCGCGACCCTGCGCTACGGCTCGGGCGCCATCGGCGGCGTGGTCTCGGCCGAGAACAACCAAGTGCCGACCTTCATTCCCGCCCGCGGCGTCACCGGGCAGGTCACGACCGGATACACCACCGTCGACAACGGCCGGACCGGAGCGGCCAGCGTCGATGCCGGCGCCGACGGCATCGCGGTCCATGCCGACGGGTTCAAGACCGCCACCGATTCCTACGCGATCCCCGGCGGCATCCAGCGCAACTCCGCCACCGAATCGCAGGGCGGCTCGGTCGGCATCTCGGCGATCGGCGACCGCGGCTTCGTCGGCGTCGCGTTCAGCCACTACGACGCGCTCTACCAGATCCCCGGCGGCGAGGCCGAGGAGGCGCGCACCCGCCTGACCCCGAACCAGGACCGCCTGCTCGCCCGCGGCGAGTACCGGCCGCTGAACGGGCCGTTCGAGGTGCTGCGCTTCTGGGCCGGCGGATCGGTCTACCGGCACGAGGAGATCGGCCTCGGCGAGGACGGGGCCGACGGGGTCCAGGCGATCTTCAAGAACCGCGAGGTCGAGGCCCGCTTCGAGGCGCAGCACGTCCCGATCATCACCCCGTTCGGCACGCTGACCGGCGCGGTCGGCGTGCAGGCAGGCCGGCGCGTGCTGAACTCGCAGCTCGAGAGCTTCCTGCCGCCGACCGAGTCGCGGATGCTGGCCGGCTACCTGTTCGAGGAACTGGCGGTGGGCGGCGGGCTGCGCTTCCAGGCGGCGGGCCGGATCGAGGGCGACCGGCTCAACAGCATCGCCACGCGGTTTCCCGGCGATTACCTGCCCGACGGCACCGACCCGGCGAGCTTTGCCCTGACCCGCCGCTTCGCCCCGAAGAGCGCCAGCATCGGCGCCCTGCAGGACCTGCCCTACGGCTTCGTGGCGAGCCTCAACGGCTCCTATGTCGAGCGTGCGCCGACGGGCTACGAGCTGTTCTCGCAGGGGCCGCACGACGCCACCGCGACCTTCGAGATCGGCGACCCGACCCTGCGGCTGGAACGCGCCCGCACAGTCGAGATCTCGCTGCGCCGGGCAGAGGGGCCGTTGCGCCTCGACGCCACCGGCTACGTCACCCGCTATACCGGCTTCATCTTCAAGCGCGACACCGGCAACCGCTGCGACGACGATTTCGGCTCCTGCGGCTCCGGCGACGAGTTGCGCCAGGTCGTCTACTCGCAGGCCAATGCCAGCTTCTACGGCGCCGAGATCGGCGCGCAGCTCGATCTCTTCCCCGTCGGCGACGGCTGGGCCGGAATCGAGGCGCAGTACGACTTCGTCCGGGCCCAGTTCGACGACGGCAGCTTCGTGCCGCGCATCCCGCCGCACCGGCTCGGCGGCGGCGCCTTCGTGCGGGCCAACGGCTGGTTCGCGCGGATCAACCTGCTCCACGCCTTCGACCACACCGAGATCGCCCCGTTCGAGACGACGACCCCGGGCTGGAACGACCTGCGCGCCGAACTCGCCTACACCCAGGCGCTCGACCCCGCGGTCTACGGCGCCACGGAGGTGACGCTCGGCCTCCAGGGCCGCAACCTGCTCGACGACGACATCCGCAACTCGGCCTCGTTCAAGAAGGACGAGATCCTGCTGCCGGGCCGCAACCTCCGTCTGTTCCTGACGGCACGGTTCTGA
- a CDS encoding N-acetyltransferase produces MSDLTIRPAQGRDHDAIWSLLEPILREGAAYALPRDWDRERALAYWFSPAHHVFVAESAGAVLGSYYVRPNQLGPGDHVANGAYATHPAARGRGVARAMGLHSFGTARALGFSAMQFNLVVSTNTHAVALWTSLGFSEVGRLPGVFRHPERGPVDALVMHRSL; encoded by the coding sequence ATGAGCGACCTCACCATCCGCCCCGCCCAAGGCCGTGATCACGACGCGATCTGGTCGCTCCTGGAGCCGATCCTGCGGGAGGGCGCGGCCTATGCCCTGCCGCGGGACTGGGACCGTGAGCGGGCGCTCGCCTACTGGTTCTCCCCGGCCCACCATGTCTTCGTCGCGGAGAGCGCCGGCGCGGTGCTCGGCAGCTACTACGTGCGGCCCAACCAACTCGGCCCCGGCGACCACGTCGCCAACGGCGCCTACGCCACGCATCCGGCCGCGCGGGGCAGGGGGGTCGCCCGCGCCATGGGCCTGCACTCCTTCGGGACCGCCCGGGCGCTGGGCTTTTCCGCGATGCAGTTCAATCTGGTCGTTTCCACCAACACCCACGCCGTCGCCCTCTGGACGAGCCTCGGCTTCAGCGAGGTCGGCCGCCTGCCGGGCGTGTTCCGCCATCCCGAACGCGGGCCGGTCGACGCGCTGGTGATGCACCGGAGCCTGTAA
- a CDS encoding DUF3750 domain-containing protein codes for MPADVLLPALRFLLLGLGLLILLFLVPLATHALWWTAKGGRAENWSTADWSSAGLLPPAATVPGAMVRVYAARVGRWRGIFAHHSWVVVKEAGAPRYTRYDVVGWGRPVRTDAYAPDGRWFGNEPEIVLGLDGEGAARAIPEIRAAVADYPHRSQGSYQAWPGPNSNTFAAHVVARIPDNDVPLPPTALGKDWTPSGRFAEITPSGTGLRLSWRGYVGLTVGWVDGLELNLLGAVAGLDWRRPALKLPGWGRIALIPDGDADRAAPTTEPERRPAPGSVSG; via the coding sequence ATGCCCGCCGACGTGCTTCTGCCCGCCCTTCGCTTCCTCCTTCTCGGCCTCGGCCTCCTCATCCTTCTCTTCCTCGTTCCGCTCGCGACCCACGCCCTGTGGTGGACCGCGAAGGGCGGACGCGCGGAGAACTGGTCGACGGCGGATTGGTCGAGCGCCGGGCTGCTCCCGCCGGCCGCCACCGTGCCGGGGGCGATGGTGCGGGTCTACGCCGCCCGGGTCGGACGCTGGCGGGGCATCTTCGCCCACCACAGCTGGGTGGTGGTCAAGGAAGCCGGGGCGCCTCGCTACACCCGCTACGACGTGGTCGGCTGGGGCAGACCCGTGCGCACCGACGCCTACGCGCCGGACGGGCGCTGGTTCGGCAACGAGCCGGAGATCGTGCTCGGGCTCGACGGCGAGGGGGCGGCGCGGGCGATTCCGGAAATCCGCGCGGCGGTGGCGGACTATCCCCACCGCAGCCAGGGCTCCTATCAGGCATGGCCGGGGCCGAACTCGAACACCTTCGCCGCCCATGTCGTCGCGCGCATCCCCGACAACGACGTGCCGCTGCCGCCGACCGCCCTCGGCAAGGACTGGACGCCGTCGGGCCGCTTCGCCGAGATCACCCCGAGCGGCACCGGCCTGCGCCTGTCCTGGCGCGGCTATGTCGGCCTCACCGTCGGCTGGGTCGACGGGCTGGAACTCAACCTGCTCGGCGCGGTGGCCGGCCTCGATTGGCGCCGCCCGGCCCTGAAGCTACCGGGCTGGGGCCGGATCGCGCTGATTCCCGACGGCGACGCGGACAGGGCGGCGCCGACGACGGAGCCGGAGCGCCGCCCGGCCCCCGGCTCCGTCTCCGGCTGA